Proteins encoded together in one Nostoc sp. PCC 7524 window:
- a CDS encoding PAS domain-containing sensor histidine kinase has product MKGIRPRFAPYAVAFLAVSSALLLTLLLKPLLTPTIFLMFFAAIAVSAWYGGFKPGLVATGLSILGISYFFLEPVFSLHIADLDGKVRLGLFLLVATLINWLHTEVRTSKQRLEVAMQQLKASEARFKRLAEANIIGVIVADINGAIVEANDTFLTMVGYTQEELLAERVNWRQMTAPEYLEMSDRAIAELQTTGVCQHLDSEYLRKDGSRVPVLLGLALLEPNQEQVIGFVLDMSQRVLAEKALKDSEKRFRRLAESNIVGVIFGNLNGGIHYANDYFLKMVGYTPAELSSGKMCWQAMTPPEYTDLDNYAIAELLKHGVATPFEKEYIRQDGSRVPIIVGVALLPEPFHSQQEFVAFCLELSEQKRVEAALRQREDELRLITNAVPVLISYVDAEQRFRFNNQRYEEWFGLTAAQTYGKHIQEILSESVYQSISPYLEAVFLGEQVTFEVSLPHQDGTNHIANATYVPQFDENNKVKGFVALITDITKQKLAEKALKDSEERLRTLTEKVRVIPWEVDATNGNFTYVGPQSVEILGYPATDWYSDNFWEEHIHPEDREWAVKYCQESSLTLDNYEFEYRMLAADGKVVWLYDIVNVVRDGKEPRLLHGFMIDISEQQAALRELKQAEQEREELLEREQAARTAAESANRLKDEFLATLSHELRTPLNTMVGWTQLLTRRRLDETTTAQALETINRNTNSLAQLIKDILDMSQIIRGKLRLNIQPVELIPIVEAAIDTVRPAADAKEICLEWQFDPTVGVVMGDANRLQQLVWNLLGNAVKFTPIGGSVSLQLNRLDSYIEIRVSDTGVGIAPEFLPHVFERFRQADSSTTRSHGGLGLGLAIVRHLVELHGGTVYANSSGIGQGTTFTVNLPMKALAHTEWQSKIVTSGGSRE; this is encoded by the coding sequence TTGAAAGGAATACGCCCTAGGTTTGCACCCTACGCTGTGGCATTTTTAGCTGTTAGTAGTGCTTTACTGCTAACACTATTACTTAAGCCACTACTGACACCAACTATTTTTCTCATGTTTTTTGCGGCCATAGCTGTCAGTGCCTGGTATGGTGGCTTCAAACCAGGGTTAGTGGCTACAGGTTTGTCTATTCTGGGGATCAGCTACTTTTTCCTTGAACCAGTTTTCTCATTACATATTGCTGATTTAGATGGCAAGGTGCGTCTAGGTTTATTCCTGTTAGTGGCTACACTGATTAACTGGTTACACACAGAAGTACGCACTTCTAAACAGCGTCTAGAAGTGGCTATGCAGCAGCTAAAAGCTAGTGAAGCACGTTTTAAAAGGTTAGCGGAAGCCAATATTATTGGTGTGATTGTTGCTGATATTAACGGTGCAATTGTTGAGGCAAACGACACTTTTTTAACAATGGTAGGCTACACACAGGAGGAGCTGCTAGCCGAGCGAGTTAATTGGCGACAGATGACAGCACCAGAGTATTTGGAAATGAGCGATCGCGCCATTGCAGAACTTCAAACTACAGGTGTGTGCCAGCATTTAGACTCGGAATACCTTCGTAAAGATGGCAGTCGTGTTCCCGTGCTTCTAGGTTTAGCTTTGTTAGAACCCAATCAAGAACAGGTGATTGGCTTTGTGCTAGACATGAGCCAACGAGTCTTAGCAGAAAAAGCACTCAAAGACAGCGAAAAGCGTTTTCGCAGGCTAGCAGAATCAAATATTGTTGGTGTAATTTTCGGTAACTTAAACGGTGGTATTCACTACGCCAACGATTATTTTCTCAAAATGGTTGGCTATACCCCAGCAGAATTAAGCTCAGGGAAAATGTGCTGGCAAGCCATGACACCACCAGAATACACAGACTTAGATAACTACGCCATAGCGGAATTATTAAAGCATGGAGTTGCTACTCCTTTTGAAAAAGAATATATCCGCCAAGATGGTAGTCGTGTACCTATCATCGTCGGTGTTGCTTTGTTGCCAGAACCTTTCCATTCTCAACAGGAGTTTGTGGCGTTCTGTCTAGAATTAAGCGAACAAAAACGGGTAGAAGCTGCCTTGCGTCAAAGAGAAGATGAACTGCGACTAATTACCAATGCTGTACCTGTGTTAATTTCCTATGTTGATGCCGAGCAACGGTTTCGCTTTAACAATCAAAGATATGAAGAATGGTTTGGGCTGACTGCCGCACAAACTTATGGTAAACATATTCAAGAAATTCTGAGTGAGTCGGTTTATCAATCAATTAGCCCATATTTAGAAGCAGTATTTTTGGGAGAGCAAGTAACGTTTGAAGTCTCATTACCCCATCAAGATGGCACCAATCATATTGCTAACGCTACTTACGTTCCCCAGTTCGATGAAAACAACAAAGTTAAAGGGTTTGTTGCCCTGATCACAGATATTACCAAGCAAAAACTTGCAGAAAAAGCTCTCAAAGATAGTGAAGAAAGACTGCGGACACTAACAGAAAAGGTGCGGGTGATTCCGTGGGAAGTGGATGCTACTAATGGTAATTTTACCTATGTCGGCCCCCAAAGTGTCGAAATCCTCGGTTATCCGGCAACAGACTGGTACTCTGATAATTTTTGGGAAGAACACATCCACCCAGAAGATCGGGAATGGGCTGTTAAATATTGCCAAGAATCATCACTAACACTAGATAACTACGAATTTGAGTATAGAATGCTGGCGGCTGATGGTAAAGTTGTGTGGCTGTACGACATTGTGAATGTGGTTCGGGATGGCAAAGAACCACGATTATTGCATGGGTTTATGATCGATATTAGCGAACAGCAAGCTGCACTTCGTGAACTCAAACAAGCAGAGCAAGAACGCGAAGAATTACTAGAACGTGAACAAGCAGCACGCACCGCCGCCGAATCTGCTAACCGCTTGAAAGATGAGTTCCTCGCTACACTCTCCCACGAACTCCGCACCCCTCTCAACACTATGGTAGGTTGGACACAACTACTCACAAGGCGTAGATTGGATGAAACTACCACTGCTCAAGCCCTAGAGACAATCAACCGCAACACCAATTCTCTAGCTCAACTCATTAAGGATATTTTGGATATGTCCCAAATTATTCGGGGCAAACTCCGTCTAAATATCCAGCCAGTAGAATTAATCCCCATCGTGGAAGCAGCAATTGATACAGTCAGACCAGCCGCCGATGCTAAAGAAATTTGTCTAGAGTGGCAATTCGACCCCACTGTAGGGGTAGTTATGGGTGATGCCAATCGCCTCCAACAATTAGTGTGGAATTTACTGGGCAATGCAGTTAAATTTACACCCATAGGTGGCAGTGTAAGTTTACAACTGAATCGCTTGGATTCCTACATAGAAATTCGGGTAAGTGATACAGGGGTAGGAATTGCTCCGGAATTTCTGCCCCATGTATTTGAGCGTTTTCGTCAAGCAGATAGCTCCACCACGCGATCGCATGGGGGGTTAGGATTAGGATTAGCCATTGTCCGCCACTTAGTAGAACTGCACGGGGGTACAGTTTACGCTAATAGTTCTGGCATCGGACAGGGAACAACCTTTACTGTCAATCTCCCGATGAAAGCCCTGGCTCATACCGAGTGGCAGTCAAAGATCGTAACTTCTGGTGGGAGTAGGGAGTAG
- a CDS encoding histidinol-phosphate transaminase, which produces MLSFIRSDLAQFNAYKPHPSSDTSAAVPAQLDRLDTNESPYDLPSELKQKLAWTYQQVIETNRYPDGGHESLKNAIAQYVNESAGISSLFTADNISVGNGSDELIRSLLIATCLKGEGSILVANPTFSMYGILAQTLGIPVVTVSRNPHNFEINLTEAQSAIAQTQNPPIRVVFVVHPNSPTANPLTPDELTWLSSLSEEILVVIDEAYFEFSQTTLVSELAQRPNWVILRTFSKAFRLAAMRVGYAIAHPEAIAILEKVRLPYNLPSFSIASALVALQNRQLLLDSIPQTLNERTKLIAALSPHPALQVADSSANFIFVRLQTSNSHSPDNTLNNLHQQLKSQGTLVRAISGGLRITIGTPEENLRTLNRIQAALTIQ; this is translated from the coding sequence ATGCTTTCTTTTATACGTTCAGATTTAGCCCAATTTAACGCTTATAAACCACACCCCAGTAGTGATACATCTGCCGCAGTACCAGCGCAGTTGGATCGCCTGGATACTAATGAAAGTCCTTACGATTTGCCATCTGAGTTAAAACAAAAGTTGGCTTGGACTTATCAACAGGTGATAGAAACCAATCGTTACCCCGATGGTGGACATGAGTCACTGAAAAATGCGATCGCTCAATACGTTAATGAGTCGGCTGGTATTTCGTCGCTATTTACGGCTGACAATATATCTGTGGGTAATGGTTCCGATGAATTAATTCGTTCTCTATTAATTGCCACCTGTTTAAAAGGGGAAGGCTCAATTCTGGTTGCCAATCCTACTTTTTCCATGTATGGGATTTTGGCACAAACTTTGGGTATTCCCGTAGTGACAGTTTCTAGAAATCCCCACAACTTTGAAATTAACTTAACAGAGGCTCAGTCTGCGATCGCACAAACTCAAAATCCTCCCATTCGGGTAGTGTTTGTTGTTCATCCCAATTCCCCCACAGCTAATCCCTTAACTCCTGATGAGTTAACTTGGTTAAGCAGTCTCAGTGAGGAGATTTTGGTGGTAATTGACGAAGCTTACTTTGAATTTAGTCAAACAACTTTAGTTAGTGAGTTAGCACAGCGTCCCAATTGGGTAATTCTACGTACCTTTTCCAAAGCTTTCCGGTTAGCCGCTATGCGCGTTGGTTATGCCATAGCTCATCCTGAAGCGATCGCTATCTTAGAAAAAGTCCGCTTACCCTACAATCTCCCTAGTTTCTCAATTGCATCTGCATTAGTTGCTTTACAAAATCGTCAACTGTTGCTGGATTCAATTCCTCAAACATTGAATGAGCGCACCAAACTAATTGCAGCTTTATCGCCACACCCAGCATTACAAGTTGCCGATAGTTCTGCTAACTTTATTTTCGTGCGTCTCCAAACCAGTAACTCTCACTCACCAGACAATACTTTAAATAATCTTCATCAACAACTCAAAAGCCAAGGCACTCTTGTACGTGCAATTAGTGGCGGATTACGAATAACTATTGGTACACCTGAAGAAAATTTACGCACACTTAACCGCATACAAGCAGCTTTAACAATTCAATAG
- the gor gene encoding glutathione-disulfide reductase — protein MTFDYDLFVIGGGSGGLAASKRAASYGAKVAIAETDLVGGTCVIRGCVPKKLMVYGSHFLSLFEDAAGYGWTVDHPRLDWEHFITSIDKEVRRLSQLHISLLEKAGVELIPGYATLLDPHTIEINDRKITADKILIAVGGRPSKPDLPGMEYGITSNEMFHLKTQPKHIAIIGAGYIGTEFAGIMRGLGSEVTHIVRNHLILQGFDQDIRTDIQAGMSNHGIKIVPNTEVTAIEKLPEGLRLKLSGEHEEAVIADVCLVATGRYPNVEGLGLQNAGVDVVPSSVEEPGYCTTCAIAVNEYSQTNQPNIFAVGDVTDRLNLTPVAIGEGRAFADSEFGNQRRQFSHETVPTAIFSTPQAATVGMTETQAREKLGDAVTIYRTRFRPMYHSLTGKQERIMMKLVVDANTDKVLGAHMVGEDAAEIIQGVAIAVKMGATKQDFDATVGIHPSAAEEFVTMR, from the coding sequence ATGACTTTTGATTATGACCTATTTGTTATTGGTGGTGGTTCTGGCGGTTTGGCAGCTTCCAAACGGGCAGCTAGCTATGGAGCAAAAGTAGCGATCGCAGAAACCGATCTAGTTGGTGGAACTTGTGTAATTCGCGGTTGTGTGCCGAAAAAACTCATGGTTTATGGCTCTCACTTCCTATCTCTATTTGAAGATGCCGCAGGTTACGGTTGGACAGTAGATCATCCCCGTTTGGACTGGGAGCATTTCATTACATCCATCGACAAGGAAGTCCGACGACTTTCACAACTGCACATCAGTCTTTTAGAAAAAGCAGGGGTAGAACTGATCCCTGGTTATGCTACCTTACTAGATCCCCACACCATAGAAATTAATGACCGTAAAATTACAGCTGATAAAATTTTAATTGCTGTTGGTGGTAGACCAAGCAAACCAGATTTACCAGGGATGGAATACGGCATTACCTCCAACGAAATGTTCCATTTAAAAACACAACCAAAACACATCGCCATCATTGGTGCTGGTTATATCGGTACAGAATTTGCGGGCATCATGCGCGGTTTGGGATCTGAGGTAACACATATTGTCCGTAATCACCTCATTTTGCAAGGATTTGATCAAGACATCCGCACAGATATTCAAGCAGGGATGAGCAATCACGGTATTAAAATTGTCCCCAATACTGAGGTGACAGCCATTGAAAAACTGCCAGAAGGTTTGCGGTTAAAGTTATCTGGAGAACATGAAGAAGCAGTAATTGCCGATGTCTGCTTGGTGGCTACAGGCCGATATCCCAATGTAGAAGGACTCGGTTTACAAAACGCTGGGGTTGATGTTGTTCCTAGTTCCGTAGAAGAACCGGGATACTGCACTACCTGCGCGATCGCTGTGAATGAATATAGTCAAACCAATCAACCCAATATCTTTGCTGTCGGCGATGTTACTGATCGCTTAAACCTAACCCCCGTAGCCATTGGCGAAGGACGCGCTTTTGCTGATAGTGAATTTGGCAACCAGCGCCGCCAATTCAGTCATGAAACCGTGCCGACAGCCATATTCTCCACCCCACAAGCAGCTACAGTTGGCATGACTGAAACTCAAGCACGGGAAAAACTCGGTGACGCAGTAACCATTTATCGCACCCGCTTCCGTCCCATGTACCACAGCTTGACAGGTAAACAAGAGCGCATAATGATGAAATTGGTAGTAGATGCCAACACCGACAAGGTTCTAGGCGCTCACATGGTGGGCGAAGATGCCGCCGAAATTATCCAAGGTGTAGCGATCGCTGTCAAAATGGGCGCAACCAAACAAGACTTTGATGCTACTGTCGGGATTCATCCCTCCGCCGCCGAAGAATTTGTGACTATGCGATAG
- a CDS encoding YqiA/YcfP family alpha/beta fold hydrolase, with protein MSIHYIYLHGFASSPKSAKAQDISDRFAQFQIPLTIPDLNAGEFSQLTITRQIQQVTTAFPDDSAPVTLIGSSLGGLTAAHLGQQYLKVERLILLAPAFGFLSHWLPKLGNEAVQRWQQEKQIMVHHYGEGRSLPLSYNFVTDADQYQEALLQRPIPTLILHGKQDEVIPITASQDFQRSRPWVNLVELDSDHSLGNVTEEIWQAIHHFCQLPGSGRMIDSHSD; from the coding sequence ATGTCTATCCATTACATTTACCTACATGGTTTTGCTTCCAGTCCGAAGTCTGCCAAAGCACAAGATATTAGCGATCGCTTTGCTCAATTTCAGATCCCATTAACAATTCCTGATCTCAATGCTGGGGAATTCTCCCAATTGACAATCACTCGTCAAATTCAACAAGTAACAACAGCATTTCCTGATGATTCTGCTCCAGTAACGCTGATTGGCTCAAGCTTGGGTGGGTTGACTGCTGCTCACTTAGGACAGCAATATTTAAAAGTAGAACGCTTAATATTACTAGCCCCAGCTTTTGGTTTTTTATCTCATTGGTTGCCCAAGTTAGGCAATGAAGCAGTACAGCGTTGGCAACAAGAAAAGCAGATCATGGTTCACCACTATGGCGAAGGGCGATCGCTACCTTTAAGTTACAATTTCGTGACAGATGCAGATCAATATCAAGAAGCACTCCTACAACGTCCCATCCCCACCTTAATTTTGCATGGCAAACAAGATGAAGTCATCCCCATTACCGCCAGTCAAGATTTCCAGCGATCGCGCCCTTGGGTAAATTTAGTCGAACTCGACAGCGATCACTCCCTAGGTAATGTCACCGAAGAAATTTGGCAAGCCATCCACCATTTCTGTCAGTTACCCGGAAGCGGTAGAATGATAGACTCTCACAGTGATTAG
- a CDS encoding GNAT family N-acetyltransferase has translation MTNWFFDPLQNKKVTASSEAGFYQLQVRSATVADLTGIAQIIAESFHSQDGLWRWAFPLLRLGIYEDIRHRLSSLAPHHSCLVAVHTTANGTQELVGTVEIGARFSNSGTQVSRNFLYLSNLAVHPQYRRHGIASKLLVGCEQVSQDWGFHDLYLHVLENNYQARQLYFKLGYQVHKVESNWNFFGLKNSRQILLHKHLKQDSTI, from the coding sequence TTGACAAATTGGTTCTTTGACCCATTACAAAACAAAAAAGTCACTGCTTCGTCGGAGGCAGGTTTCTACCAACTCCAAGTTCGTAGTGCGACAGTTGCTGATTTGACTGGTATTGCCCAAATTATTGCAGAAAGCTTTCACTCTCAGGATGGTTTATGGCGATGGGCTTTTCCTCTGCTCCGTTTGGGTATTTACGAAGATATTAGACATCGCCTATCATCTTTAGCACCCCATCACAGTTGTTTGGTGGCTGTCCACACTACTGCTAATGGCACTCAAGAATTAGTGGGTACTGTAGAAATAGGTGCGCGTTTCAGCAATTCCGGCACACAGGTGAGCAGGAATTTCCTCTACCTCTCGAATTTAGCAGTTCACCCCCAATATCGTAGGCATGGGATAGCATCAAAATTACTTGTTGGCTGTGAACAGGTATCACAGGATTGGGGGTTTCACGACTTGTATCTTCATGTTTTAGAAAATAATTATCAAGCACGACAGCTATATTTCAAACTGGGATATCAGGTACACAAAGTAGAATCTAATTGGAATTTCTTTGGGCTGAAAAACTCTCGGCAGATTTTATTGCATAAACACCTGAAGCAAGATTCAACTATCTAA
- a CDS encoding DEAD/DEAH box helicase family protein, with amino-acid sequence MVRIPTLTFDRGTLILHPPPRGKAWMDYATWDDRVEKFRIPAIRYRAVVEALQAEAVDFIDEAKEFFAVDLVASLEMEPYPHQTEALAAWKLAGRQGVVVLPTAAGKTYLAQMAMQATPRTTLIVVPTLDLMHQWYAHLVSAFPDAEVGLLGGGSRDKSPILVATYDSAAIHAEALGNQYALIVFDECHHLPTDFNRVIAEYAIAPYRLGLSATPERTDGKHADLNILIGPEVYRKRAEDLAGKTLAEHEIVQIKVKLSPHEREKYNELIQIRNDFLRQAKISLGSIQGWQMFVQMSARSQAGRKAMLAHRQAKEIALGTDGKLRILASLLAKHYPERVLIFTADNATVYKISQDLLIPAITHQTPVKERHEILTNFREGEYNTLVASHVLNEGVDVPAASVAIILSGTGSTREYIQRLGRVLRKGNIQNKQAILYEVIAEDTSEENTSARRRGEERKGNLKVVYGSNQPNIAKAAEQLEINYVVDNSSEKHNQGNATNRTTKSSPKRRRNNSQKTED; translated from the coding sequence ATGGTTCGTATTCCGACATTAACTTTTGATCGCGGCACATTAATTTTACATCCCCCACCACGCGGTAAAGCTTGGATGGATTATGCTACATGGGATGATCGAGTAGAGAAGTTCCGCATTCCAGCGATTAGATACCGGGCTGTGGTGGAAGCACTGCAAGCAGAAGCTGTTGATTTTATTGATGAGGCGAAGGAATTTTTTGCGGTGGATTTGGTGGCGAGTTTGGAAATGGAACCCTACCCCCACCAAACAGAGGCGTTAGCAGCTTGGAAACTGGCGGGAAGACAAGGTGTGGTAGTGCTACCGACGGCGGCGGGAAAGACTTATTTGGCGCAGATGGCGATGCAAGCGACACCGCGCACAACCTTAATTGTTGTGCCAACGTTGGATTTAATGCACCAGTGGTATGCACATTTAGTATCGGCGTTTCCTGATGCGGAGGTGGGATTACTAGGAGGTGGTTCGCGGGATAAGTCACCGATTTTGGTAGCGACTTACGATAGTGCCGCCATTCATGCCGAAGCGTTGGGTAATCAATATGCTTTGATTGTCTTTGATGAGTGCCATCACTTACCCACAGATTTTAACAGGGTGATAGCTGAATATGCGATCGCACCCTATCGTTTAGGATTATCAGCGACACCAGAACGCACCGATGGCAAACACGCAGACTTAAATATCTTAATTGGCCCAGAAGTCTATCGCAAACGCGCGGAAGATTTGGCAGGTAAGACTTTAGCTGAACATGAAATTGTGCAAATTAAGGTGAAGTTATCACCACATGAACGGGAAAAATACAACGAGTTAATTCAAATTCGCAATGATTTTTTGCGCCAAGCAAAGATTTCCTTGGGGAGTATCCAAGGCTGGCAGATGTTTGTGCAGATGAGTGCGCGATCGCAAGCTGGACGAAAAGCTATGTTAGCCCATCGTCAAGCCAAAGAAATCGCCTTGGGGACTGATGGTAAATTGCGAATTTTAGCTAGTTTACTCGCCAAACATTACCCGGAACGAGTGTTAATTTTTACTGCTGATAATGCCACGGTTTATAAAATTTCTCAAGATTTATTAATTCCCGCAATTACCCATCAAACACCAGTCAAAGAACGCCACGAAATATTAACTAATTTTCGAGAAGGGGAATATAATACTTTGGTTGCTTCCCATGTGTTGAACGAAGGTGTAGATGTCCCGGCGGCTTCTGTAGCCATTATTTTATCTGGCACTGGCTCAACTAGAGAATATATTCAACGTTTGGGGAGAGTGTTACGTAAGGGCAATATTCAAAATAAACAGGCGATTCTCTACGAAGTGATAGCAGAAGATACCAGTGAAGAAAATACTTCCGCTCGGCGACGGGGAGAGGAGAGGAAAGGGAATTTAAAGGTTGTTTATGGCAGTAATCAGCCAAATATAGCGAAAGCTGCGGAACAATTAGAAATCAATTATGTAGTTGATAATTCATCCGAGAAACATAACCAGGGAAATGCTACCAACAGAACTACTAAGTCATCGCCTAAACGGAGAAGAAATAATTCCCAAAAGACTGAAGATTGA